The window ATCAACCTATCATGTTTCAAAACAGTTAAAAAGCAAGTAACATATCTTACGGGATATATTCATCTATGAAGATTTAGTTAGTTTGCTATGTATTTAATATTGAAATATTGAAGACATGCATATTTAACCTCCTCCTAAAATCATGAGCTTGTTGGATATCTTCATTTATGAAGATTCGTGTTCCAAACTTATCAGATTGAACTGTCacattttctacaaaaaatagCAAAGAAAGTTACCTAACATTTTCATTGTACACTTAACAGCAGATACATATACGAAACTTACCCCTAAATTCGTTAAGGATGACATGTTGCATGATGGTGATAACATGCTCTCCAGATTTGTTCTTCTCCACATAGTCATTAAATTGAACTGCATAGTCATTCCACAAAGTGCAGCGTTGTGTGTTACCCCTACAATATAGAAATTGAAAAATCTATTATTTTTGGcaaacttatataaaatatatggtaTATAAATATTACCAATGATTATTCATAAATGTACTTTGCATTCAATACTCTTATACATAAAAATACACATTCAATACTGTACCTCCTTATTAAGAAACACATCCATAAAACTGCTATATACACGATTTACATATTCTGACAAGCATACAAAACCTAAATTCCATGTACTAACAAATATCCTTTCCCGATTTATAACCCTGTGTTTTCAACTGACAGATtcttaaaccaaaaaaaaagtaaattttacaatatatataaatatgtatcatGTGGGTACTTACTCCAAATCTTTGAGTTCCAACATAAACTTCTTCCATTCCCCTTTTTGTGATTTGAACAACTCTAGATTTCCACACCAAGTGACACAACCAATTACATCTGAAAAACAACATAACATCGAAAGTGAAGATGTTCAAACAGTATATGGTCTGATAAATGTATATTGAGTTAaaaattctagtatatatattaaccaaTATTCAATGTGTCGTCATCTCTAGCTTTTTTACAGTAATCCCATCGAAAGACAAGAATGAAAAGGCATATGGATCACCACTGAAAGTGACACCAGGCTGCACCTCGGTGCTTCTGTAAAAATTACACTTCAACTTATTTTTTACCACAGGGAAAGGGTCATCAGACTGACCAACACCAAACCTCTTAATCAACACAGCCGTATCCTCTTTGATCACCAGATCAAAGATAGGAACCATCTATTTTTTCATTGAACATTGAATCTTCCCACCCTGAAAAAATTTAGATCCATGTTGAAAGTATGATGCAAGCTTATAActgtatatttataataaatatataatacatgtaGACACAGTTAATAGGTTACCTTCTCGTCAACCAAAACCATCTCCAGCTTCTGCACCGGATTGATCCATCGACGGATTATCCTTACCTTCATGTTCAACCAATTTAGAGACGCATCAAGTTCGTTCACATAAGTAATCTTGTTATTGGCCATACCTAATGGATGGGAAAACctaagagagaaaaaataattttttgaaaaatatttaggGTGTGAGTAATCCAGCTTGGTCAACACAAATTATGTCTCTctctttcttgattttgaatttCTCTATAATCACAACTATAGAGATGGGAAGGTACATGTTGCACAGTAGGTGTCAACTACACAATTAGCTTCCCCATATTATGTtgtacttttcttttataaaatatatatagagttaatttcaaaatcgtccttgtggttttatcaaaaaatcacgtttcatcctttaaacttcaaaatgacactggtagtcctttatatgcggataatggtcacgtttcgtcctttagtcGATCgtataaaggacgaaacgtgaccatcatCCGTTAGATTAAATGACGAAATGTGACCATCATTcgttagattaaaggacgaaacgtgaccattatccgcgtataaaggactaccagtgtcattttgaagtttaaaggatgaaacatgattttttggtaaaaccacaaggacgatttgtgaaattaactcatatatataatatctctgtgtatgtatgcatatatggcatatatatttacatattccTGCATGAAACAGAGCATGCGCCGGAAGTGTATGGGGGAAACAGTTTGCATTAAATGTTTGTGAGACAACTACTCTAATCACATTGTACTACTACCATCACCCTAATACCTAAAAATCAGAATTATcacaattttaaattaaattaaatcaaaataaatccAACTTGTGCCTGCCAGCCAAAGTCCCGCCCAAACTCTTTCAATTCACTTCACCTCCCGCCTTCTGCCTCCAACACACACTAAAAACACCATTATAAACACATCAAATTGGTCATCAAAGATGTCATACTTCCAATGTGGATTCGGCCAATGCTCGACACGTCAACAAAGTGACGCAACCTTTGCGGTCTCCTTTAGTTTGAAAaggggatatatatatatatatatatatataaatttttcatTGTCAAGTATTTATAAAATGATATCTACAGGCCTACAGCTATTTTTGTTTGATATCTATCcaaaagtttatataattataacaaaGTATATTCATATATCTATAAGAATATGTTAGCATGATACTTCATTTCTCCATGAATTAATTCTTGTATAACTTcgaaaacaaaattattattttttcctCCATAGTCATATGGCGTTATTTATTATGATATATACACATGTCGTCAATCTAAGGATTAGATCAGAATTGTTATCGATTTAGATTTGTGTCCTCCCCTGTTACTACTACAAAGGTGTTCAAGGGATTGGATTCGTGATCTACAAGCTGCTCGAGTTGAAGAGATCAGTTGCAATTGAGTTTCATTAAGATCTCTATCTTATTCCCTCTAATCGGTAATATcattttgaatttcatgtttgGATTTTCATTAATTTGATTATGAAAGTGTGTTTGTTTGCTGCCATATGTTGAGGTTGTTATTTGGCTTAAAATCGCTTTTTTGTGCTAaaaatacgagagcaagtatctgcgcgttgcggcggtgagatgatagggtgataggtcatagagtgagATAGGTCATAGaaagtgataggtcatagagtgtgatagccaaatgccttagccgtacgggttccgcccttagatttaaaaattcgtcaaaagtgtatcgaatgacatctctaatgaaagagcatgaaattttaagaacacccatataaattttatgatttatcgatgtacggtttttgaaataaaagattttgaatgaattgggagaataaatgatttatggaggagagagaaaaaaaatgattggtcatttggttgagatttgaggagaaagaaagggtaatatagttattttaggtaaatatataatatatagggggcattttgggaagtaaatgttgaaacttaaatttagaCGTCgaatttttgctttataatacgagcatggtacccgcgcaatgcggtggcAAGCCGACGATGACGGTGACGTGATGGCGGCGATGGATGTTGACAATGGTGGCGGCATCAATAGGTGTACgtaaagatattttatttaaaaggggttattagagatattttataatataattgactaatggtgtaatttaatattaagggttgatggtgatttaattcattaagggtaaattggtaatttcgcatgtcaaaaaaatgtaaactttttaacatggggattataatttttatatagtagtatagatagtatagataattgcTCACAACCGGTTCGTTCTAATGATTGAATGGGAATAAGTTTCATGTAATCGCTGATTTTGTATGCTGAAATGTTGAATGAGTATAAGCTTCATGTTTtagatttaattatattttgttgcAGGATATGGAAATAAAGAAAGATGAAGTATAATGTAGAaaacaagatgaagaagatAAAGTTTATATAAGTTGCAAGAATGGTCCCTCTGTTCCATGAAATGACTATTTTGTCCCTGCACGTTATGGCCACGTGGAGACTTGACGAAACCTGCTAAAGGTTATGTTAAAaaggaccaatcttgcaaaaaATTCTTAAAGTAGGGACCTCCCATTGCTAGTAAACTCAAAAAGGGACCCTCATCGCTAAAGTGTGTAAACCACATAGACCAATTATACGATTAACTCTAAAACTTTTCACTGCTACTTCCGCTACTAAAGTGTTGACGTGTCAACCTCATAAAGGGCAATCAAACAAATCTATTGCAATCAAACAAATCCTTTGGCATCTTTTGTAATTTGCAAGaaaaagtgagaaaaaaaaaaaaacgttttaTATGCATCCTCGAAAAAGAAATAGATAGTGAAAAAAACTTGCTATGCGGGGTCCCGGGGAATTAAGGTTTCGAGTTCGAGACTTGGTAGGTTCTActcgacggtattttccaataaaggatgtggtatggtgagaaaggctatttaaaatccgcttagtgcgggaccctttcgttgtgcgattaacatacatcatacgcgtctgagataaaattcacttgtcaaaaaaaaaaaatagtgaaaaAAACCTTATCACCTTCTAGATATTAGACAAAATACCCCGAAACAAAATCCGTAAGCAAATCAAGATTCATAAAACTATTTTGTGGGTTCATTTCATATTCTCCATCTCTTCGTACTAAGTAGCAAAACCCTAAGATTACATCGACACTAACACGATGAACCTACCATAATTGACTCTAATCCAAATACGGGTGTTTTAATctacaaaaaaatattagaaaGTTAGGGCGCGTTTTGTTGTGGAaatgttttatagttttttcatttctaattttccaGAATATAAAAGGAGTTTTTCATCTcgacaaaacaaatgaaaattttaaaaatgcatTCAAAATTAGAATATCGAGAACAATTtgaggttttcaaaatttaaaaaatgaaaagtgaaaaacaatattaaaaaaaaaatgttttctaatttctcataaaaaagtgaaaaacagtgttttttattttattgaaaaattatGATTCCATCTCGTTaatgttttccatgttttttttgaaaacaaaaattaaaaataatgagTGTTTCCCCCAACTAAACGTCTCCCTTAATATGCATAATTGCATTTTAAGATAATGATCATTCATCCATATCGTCATTTGTAAGCATTTGGTTAAGTAGTTGATGTCCATATCAAACGTTCAAGTGAACTAAAATTCCCAAAACTGCAAGCTATTTACTACTTACTTTTTATGGGTTAACGCTTAACACATACAATTGCCATTTAACCTTTTCATTAATTTCAATACACTGATGGCTTACCTTCCATGTTATTTCAGTATCAAACGATCGATACAATAGAAAGTTGTGATTATTTGACATCCCCTACTCGACTGCTCCTAGAACACGAGGACAAGACAGCAACATATACCATAAGCAGATACAAGCAAGTTTATTTTCTGGTCAGATATTAGAGAAGACATACAACaaaagccaaatttataccgCAACAATTGTGATTATGATGCTTAATATGGTAAAGGACGACACTTCATTTTCGGTTTTCTTTCATTCCTGTTTTGTTTTCAATGGAATATAATAAGATCCTAACGTCTTTAAATCTAAGCAAACTAATGAAGCATGTATATAGTGCATTCATCCTCTTTTGTGTTAGCAGCAATGACTAGACACATTTTGGGGAGCCATTGCAGAGCAAGTATATGAAGATCTctcagttttgttttttttttttttttggtgttcaAAAATAGAAGCTTAGACACCTGTGCATCAACTGGTCTAAAATTTTCATTCCATATAACCAGCCAAACTCTAGGTTTTTACGTCACAAGTTGACAGTGATTACGAAATCAGAAAACGTAGCTTATTACAATTAGTCCAGGACTTAACGATATAAAAATTTCATATTGATACAACTGTCAGCCATTTCTGTCCTGTGTCCACCATACAGGACTCATGACTTTAAATTAGGGATTAGTTTATtgaaatgtaagaaactttgaacgaatgtctatagtaggaaataactaaagttgtgtgtattgtatgtaaacaactcataaataatgtttattgtatgtaagaattttgtttcaaccaattaaaatctgacaagtggcacctgtatatgattgccacgtatgttttcttacatacaataaacactttttcgagttgcttacatacaatacacacaactttagttttttcctactatagacattcggtcaaagatagttacattccagaaAACTAATCCCCTTTAAATTATCACAAACTTTTTCTTCTAAAAGATTCTAAACAAttatttaaggaaaaaaaaaagcaatcatctttatctttttcttttctgctCTTTTTTCGAATTCAGGActttgtttaaaagtaaatgaaAATCACATGTACCACAAAAGCATCCGGCTACCAaaatacgaaaactaaatgaaaacaaaatagaaTTTACCTTTGCCACTGTCGACCATATAAAAGGGTCGTGATTTGGAGAAGCTGATGGGCACTAGCTGCACaaacaacaaaagaaacatgctaacatggaaaaataaaataggtaaaaaatttaatttcattatGTATGAAGATAACTCCAAATCATGAAAGAGGGTATTCATGTTCAAACATCCCAAATCGCAAACACACCAAAACAATCCAGCAAAATACTGCTGACTAGGCCAATCTTAAGAGTAAAACATAGATATTATCACCGTTCTTAAATTCTAAATGCGCTATGTGATAACGATAATAAAACTAACACACAAAACATGAATCTAACTTATCAGTTGAAAGGACTTGACACATAAAGTGCTATGCAGAACCTTCATCGGGCTTTGGTGCTGCAGGAGGTGGATTGGCCTCGGCTCCCATTTCTGCTCTAAGATCATTGATGCTCTGCTCCAACTCACTTATTCTTTCTCCCATCTCATCAAGTACATTGATGTTAAggtaaattgtataaaaaaccATTATCTCCATTGATAAGAATGCGATATATAGGCACATAATTCATAGGAATAGGAATTTTACATCGATGGGACCCAAAGACTGATGTTTTTACAACGCTGTTAAACCATGATAGGACAACCGGTAAAATTCAGGATAGGAATTTACATAGGACTGAATCATACTCGTTATATATCAGGGGGGTGTCTAGGTTTGCATTTGAATAACACATTTTCTGGttaaaatatgacatttttcaaaatttatgtgTTAACGTGTTTCTCCAAAATTGTGTATTCTATCTGAGAAAAATGCAGGAAACGCTTGTTAACACTTTTTTTCATATAGTTTGCCAAACTGCTCTTTGATTATTTCCATTTTGCATATGCCATAATCATATTATCTCATCTAAGACACAATCCCAAAGACCCTTTAAATCAACTATGAAGATTAGAAATAGTTTGGTATTCACAAATATTTTGGCAATTGC is drawn from Erigeron canadensis isolate Cc75 chromosome 9, C_canadensis_v1, whole genome shotgun sequence and contains these coding sequences:
- the LOC122582294 gene encoding heat shock factor-binding protein-like, which encodes MEKDSGDGKQNTADMTQFVQTLLQQMQTRFQTMSDSIVSKIDEMGERISELEQSINDLRAEMGAEANPPPAAPKPDEGSA